The genome window CTCCAGaaagtaatctgattactttaCTCAGATCAAGACCATCCTCAGTGGCTTCATCATCCGGGGCTACCTGGGGAAATGGACCCTGCTCATCAAGACGGTCACCCTGGTTCTGGCCGTGTCATCAGGGCTCAGCCTGGGGAAGGAGGGGCCTCTGGTCCACGTGGCCTGTTGCTGTGGAAACCTCTTCTGCAGCATCTTCTCCAAGTACAGCAAGAACGAAGGCAAGCGCCGAGAGGTGAGAGGTCAACACACACCTGAGCAGCTTCCATCGAAAAACCACTGAGGCCAGGACCACAATAAACCAGACCTGGTaccgagactacacctggaACCGACACTAGACCTGGTACCGAGACTAGACCTGGTACCGAGACTAGACCTGGTACCGAGACTAGACCTGGAACCGAGTCTAGACCTGGAACCGAGTCTAGACCTGGAACCCGAGACTAGACCTGGAACCCGAGACTAGACCTGGTACCGAGACTAGACCTGGAACCCGAGACTAGACCTGGAACCGAGACTGGACCTGGTACTCTGCTTTTTTAAACATCGTAAATTTGCTAAATGCTCATGATTCCTGACATGCTGACGTTTCCGTGACGACCGCTCACCTTTCAGGTGCTgtctgcggcggcggcggccggggTGTCGGTGGCGTTTGGCGCCCCCATCGGAGGGGTTCTGTTCAGCCTGGAGGAGGTTTGTTCTCCCGGGATGTGTCCTCGTGGGGCGGTTCTGGAGGAGGTCCGGCCGGCGTCCCCCTTCCTCGTGTGAATCCGCGTCGTGTGTCCTGCAGGTCAGCTACTACTTCCCTCTGAAGACTCTGTGGCGTTCGTTCTTCGCCGCCCTGGTCGCTGCCTTCACGCTCCGCTCCATCAACCCGTTTGGCAACAGCCGCCTGGTTCTGTTCTACGTGGAGTACCACACGCCGTGGTACATGGCGGAGCTGGTCCCCTTCATCCTGCTGGGCGTGTTCGGCGGCCTCTGGGGGACGCTCTTTATTCGTGCCAACATCGCTTGGTGCCGGCGGCGGAAGACCACCCGGCTGGGGCGGTACCCGGTCCTGGAGGTGATCGCCGTGACCGGCATCACCGCGGTTCTGGCGTACCCCAACCCGTACACCCGCCGCAGCACCAGCGAGCTGATCTCCGAGCTCTTCAACGACTGCGGCGCCCTGGAGTCGTCGCAGCTCTGCGATTATATCAACAACTCCAACGCGAGCCGGCCGGTGGACGACATCCCGGACCGCCCGGCGGGCCCCGGGGTCTACGGCGCCCTGTGGCAGctcgccctcgccctcgcctTCAAGATCGTTATCACCGTCTTCACCTTCGGCATGAAGGTGAGTGtgaggaggacggagacgggCCGCTGGTTGTCCCGTTCCCTccgtctggctccgcctccacggCGTCTCTTTGGGGGGTCCGTTCGTTCGCTGCTCGTCAGAACTCCCGCTCTTTGCTGTGcgcggtaaaaaaaaacaagcgttCACCTTTCTGCGCACACTCTGACAATGAAagcgccactgccacctactgtcgTGGATGTGCAATTGCACTTTAATCTAGTACACCGGCTCCTCGCAGGGTTATACGGCGCCCCCCCCTGGCACCGCGCCCCCCCATTTGGGAAACGCTGCTTCACGCTGACGTCGTCGTCGGCTCAGGCATTGATTGGTCGCTGCTTCCTTTCCAGATCCCGTCCGGCCTCTTCATTCCCAGCATGGCGGTCGGCGCCATCGCCGGCCGGATCGTTGGCATCGCCGTGGAGCAGATGGCTTACCACCACCACGACTGGATCATCTTCAAGAACTGGTGCCGGCCCGGCGCCGACTGCGTCACGCCCGGACTCTACGCCATGGTGGGAGCGGCCGCCTGTCTGGGTGGGTCACGAGATCGACCGGGTTCGAGTCCGTGTTCATTGATCGGTTGCCTAAAACAGATTTCCCCGACGACACACATGTTTAGGGGGCGTGACCAGGATGACCGTCTCCTTGGTGGTCATCATGTTCGAGCTGACCGGCGGTTTGGAGTACATTGTCCCCCTGATGGCCGCCGCCGTCACCAGCAAGTGGGTGGCGGACGCCTTCGGGAAGGAGGGCATCTACGAGTCTCACATCCAGCTCAACGGTTACCCCTACCTGGACGTCCGGGACGAGTTCACCCACCGCACCCTCGCCACCGACGTGATGCGGCCTCGCAGGAGCGACCCCCCGCTGGCCGTCCTCACCCAGGACGCCACCACCGTGGAGGACGTGGAGGCGCTCATCAAAGACACCGACTACAACGGCTTCCCGGTGGTCGTCTCCAGGGAGTCGGAGAGGCTGATAGGCTTCGTTCAGCGCCGGGACCTCACCGTGGCCATCAGTAAGTTGGCGCCTGCGGTTTGTTCCGTCCTTTCCGGGGCTGGTTGTGTTTTAGTGGACGCCTCTGTCCCTCCAGAAAACGCCCGCCAGAAGCAGGATGGCGTGGTGAGCAGCTCGGCGGTCTACTTCACCGAAGACGCGCCGCAGCTGCCGGCCAGCGACCCCCAGCCGCTGAAGCTGCGGCGGATCCTCAACCTCAGCCCCTTCACCGTCACCGACCACACGCCCATGGAGACGGTCGTGGACATTTTCCGCAAGCTCGGCCTCCGCCAGTGTCTGGTGACCAGGAGCGGGTAAGGAGGTCGCCGGCAGAAAGGACGAGAAGCTAACCGTTCTCAGCTTTTATGGGCTCGTTGTCtgacctgacctttgaccttgactGTGTGTCTTCAGACGTCTCCTTGGCATCATCACCAAGAAGGACGTCCTGCGCCACATGGCTCGGATGATGAACCAGGACCCGGAGTCCATCATGTTCAActagtagagagagagaggacctGCCGATGGCGTAAATACGCTACCGTTAAGTCCCGCCCACTTTCTGACAGGCGAGTCCCGTCCCTGCCGAGTCCTCACTGCTGCCCCAAATGTCAAGTCACAGTCCTTTCACTCGTCGCCTGAAcatctgcagccaatcagggatGATCTTTACTCCTGCTGCCAACAGACTAAACAgccacagccaatcacagaccaGTTTAGTGGACCCAGGGGACCGGCCGGCTTGTAGATGTTATTTTAGACTtcatcaaatctttatttatttattgtgagaACAGAGCGTTCGTGTTCAGATCCAGTATTTAACGATGAGTTCAGTGCCTCCACTAGACTGACGTTATGCCCCGCCCAGAtcagaatgaggtcagacagatgacatcatcactgagCACCGGTGATGAAACGTGTTTCTGTTTCAGACACATGAATGAAACCAATCAGAGAAAgacgtcaaacatcaaacaacacaATGAAACCATCCACAAGTAAACAACCGCCAAAAAGCCAAATAGATTTCATAACTTATAGGAAATGTTTAGATATTTTTgtcaatgtatttacatagtagaCGTCTAGGGTTGTACTTTTAGCCGATTCGTAGGTACAGTCGGGGTTCTGTGGGACTAGCATGATTCCTTTAAACATGTCATTAAACTGCTCAACCTGTCATATTTATATAAACGTGTTTGTGTTGATGCCGCTTCCTgtcaggtgatgacatcatcaggtgatgacatcatcagctgctGTCGTGTACAGAATAACAAGGGAGTGAAGTAATTTGTGTGATCTGCTTCACGTGTTTCCGATAGTGTACCATGTTCGCATCATCACCAGTGTTCTCAGAACATGATTAAATGGTCTGATCAGcccggatctgatccaggacCCGGTCTTAAGTGTCAGACTTGAGACCGTTTAGCCGATGATGTGAACTCGGCCTCCGAGAGAGGAACGTTCATGTTCCTCGTGATTCCTGTTGTTTTGTGCaattgtgcagaagctgcataaAGAGATTGTGGTGACTGTACCTTTAGTTTTATCCTgtctgttgtcatgacaaccgTAAACTGAGGTTAAATTGCATTACTGGGTTgggaaaaaatatttgcacTTTCTTCATTTGTAAATGACCTGATAAATAAATCTTTGTGTTCACCTTCAGATGGTTTGTGTTCTTTATCGTTAAAAATTCTTCATGTACAGGCGTCACTCAGGGCTGACTATTGAGCTCACAGCCATTTATGTTTAGTTCAATCACAAGATACAGCTAAAGTACACCCAGAATGCTCCTAGCATAGACGATACAGCTAAAGTACACCCAGAATACACCTAGCATAGACGATACAGCTAAAGTACACCCAAAATACACCTAGCATAGACGATGCAGCTAAAATACACCCAAAATACACCTAGCATAGACGATAGAGCTAAAATACACCCAAAATACACCTAGTATAGACGATAGAGCTAAAGTACACCCAGAATACACCTAGCATAGATGATAGAGCTGAGATACACCCAGAATACACCTAGCATAGACGATACAGCTAAAGTACACCCAGAATACACCTAGCATAGACGATACAGCTAAAATACACCTAGCATAGACGATAGAGCTAAAGTACACCCAGAATACACCTAGCATAGACGATAGAGCTAAAATACACCCAAAATACACCTAGTATAGACGATAGAGCTAAAGTACACCCAGAATACACCTAGCATAGACGATAGAGCTAAAATACACCCAAAATACACCTAGTATAGACGATAGAGCTAAAGTACACCCAAAATACACCTAGTATAGACGATAGAGCTAAAGTACACCCAGAATACACCTAGTATAGACGATACAGCTAAAGTACACCCAGAATACACCTAGTATAGACGATACAGCTAAAGTACACCCAGAATACACCTAGCATAGACGATACAGCTAAAATACACCCAGAATACACCTAGCATAGACGATACAGCTAAAGTACACCCAGAATACACCTAGCATAGACGATACAGCTAAAGTACACCCAGAATACACCTAGCATAGACGATACAGCTAAAATACACCCAGAATACACCTAGCATAGACGATAGAGCTGCTACTTGGACAGCCCTGCTAGAAACATCGGTGATGTTAAAGCAGTTCgagttcctcctgctccttctcctgcttGGTGACTCTTTCCATGTCAGAGTAGAAGTCCAAAGCTCGTTGCACCGGCACCAGAATGTGTTGCTAGGAGACAATGAGGGCGGTTTTTGGGGTTTAGTGTGTGACCAACTCTTCAGACCGGGTCatgaagcggcggcggcggcggcgctttaCCTCCAGACAGGGGAACAGCTTGGTGAGCTCTGTGAAGAGTGGCAGGAGGACAAATTGGATGAAGTTGGTTTGGGACGATGGTTTAGACACCTGGTCTCTATCCATGAAGGGGGTCACAGGAAGTCCCTGGAGCTTCTCTGTGTCACTCTGTACAACAGAAGAGCAGCCAATACGTCAACGGTAACCCTGGTGACCCatgcccctcccctccacaaAGAGGGCTCCATGGTCCACCTAAAGTAAAACACCTGGTTGAAGAACTCCTGCAGCAGACAGTCCAGCCAGGGTTCGGCCACCGCCATGGGCCTCGCCTCGTTGGAGATGTCGCTCACCTTCAGCATGATCTTCATTAGCTGGGAGCgtcagaagaagaggaggtgcaTTACTGCTTCCTGGTGGGAGGTGAACGAGGCGGGGCGCCGTCCGGTGCTTCACCACTTCTCTGTGCTCCTCGTTGGTGAAGTCGAAGATCGGCTGCGTGACGCGGAACCGGAGGAGGATGTCGTTGTGTCTCGCCATGTCGGTGGCCAGAATGCACCTGAGGAGACCGTTGGCATGAGGGGGGCGTCGCCGGCGTGGAGGATGTGATGTCAGAGTCTCACCTGATCATTCCTGCACGGATGTGTCGGTACTGCTCGCCGCTCAGGTTCTTCAGGATGTTGCGCTCCGGCTGCAGAACCAACATCGCGGACGTGTTTCTGTCAGCGATCAATAACTCTGACATTTCATGCGGTTACCTCGGACAGGATGCCGAAGGCCATGGTGCAGTGGTGGTTCTCCAACGGGGAGACGTTGTTGTAGCGCCGAGCTAAGTGGGTCTGGGCGTTGATCTGCGGGACGATGGAGAAGACAGTGATGGGGAAACGGATCAGTACCTGGACGGAGCGGCGGGTTCGGGCACCTGGAAGACGTTGCTGTAGCCCGGGTGGTCCAGGTCGTGGCACAGAGCCGAGGTCAGCATGACCAACAGATCCAGTGGTGGGAAGTGACTGCGGAGGTCTGTGAGCCAGATCAGGCCATACATCTGGAACCGGCCCAGAGCAGAGGTTCAGGGCTCGCAGCAGAACCGGGCCACTCGTAACGGATCGGACAGATGTTCTGTCACACTACGCAACTGATCACTGGATGAAGAGCAGATCATATTATCAATATATatcagtgacgtgcagtcaggggagccAGCTGAGCCTCACCATGGATTGATCAATCACTCGCTAACTGTGCTACACGCTAGCAGCGAGACCGCCTTGATCAATCAGTTACAGCTAGCTATAAGCTACAGCTAGCACATCGAGTGTAGCATAGCATGGACTTTATCAGTAAAGAccataataaagttttttttaatgaaatgttcttttttgtgtgctacAGAATTCTGCTGCTAATCAATAAGAGTTCATCCGTTTGTAAATGTGATTGATGAAGTCAGAGcctcgccatcatcatcatcctcactaTGTGTTTATGTTTGTAAAGCATGGTAGTTGTTTGGGATTCCAGTTTAAAatcaatgaataataaatgagtAATAACATGTTAATAAACATGAAcactgtttctgtttccttgTTCGGACTCTGGAACCCGTCTGAAGGCTGTTATCGTTGTTGCCCTTGCCGATGAGGGTTTTGAGCCTCGTGTCCCATGTGACACCTCAGAGAGCGGACTCCCCCCCCCGTCCGGGTCGTACCATCTGAGTGACGCAGAAGCAGTGCCTGAAGTTGTGGAAGGGGACGTTGTTGTAGTGGCAGTAGAcctcaaacaggaagttctgcaGGACATCCAGCTCGATGTGCAACAGCGCCAGGAAGTCCAGGTCAGCGAACATCACCTGGAGCAGCACCAGCATCTCTGCCTCCTCCCACTGCCTGTCGACGGACCCGATTGTACTTCACGGCCAGTCAGGAACTGTCGGTCGATACTTGCGGCGTCCCACAGAGATCAGTTGTCGGCCCAGTTAAATGTGCAAGCGCCTCATTGAAGAGAATGACGTTGGCACGCTGAACGCTGACGGGACGACCCGTCTTCAGAGTCTCGACTCACCAGTTATCAAAGAGGGGCGTTTTCAGATGCTCTTTCACTTCCTCCGTCACCTGCAGTGAGCTACGGCAACACGGAAAGCACAAATTAGTGCTGTTCCCCGCGGTCTCACCCGAACCCGGCGTCTGAGGTCGCTTCTGATGCAACGTGACGACATCACACGAACACAACCagggagaggagctgcagacgaGCTCACCTCATGTGCAGGAACCTCCGGTGGACTTGTTCTCGTCCGTCCGGCACGCTCGGCTGCTGGGTCGGTGGTTTTGGGTCGGCGAGGCGCTGGTCTCGGTCGGTCTTAAACAGACCCATCCAGCTCAGGTGCTCCAGACTCTGACAGAGAGAAGACGGCTTTACAAAGGACCGGAGCTTCTGTCCGGGACGCGACGCCCCATTtcctggaggcggggccagagACCaacctccagcttctccttgaAGGACTCCACGTGAGTCTTCATCTCACGGAGGACCTCAGGAACGCTCCCAACATCTTCAATCACTTTCCTCTCCAGACGGTGTAGCCTGAGGACGGAGACGTCCGTGAGTCCTGCTCAtttgcatgccccccccccccgagtcacCTGGTGGGAGGAACTCACCTGTGCTCCATGTCGTCCAACTCCGGGGGCGTCCCCACTCCTGCACACGCAGAAGGAACATGCTTTCATTCACCTCTCAAGACTACAGCGGGGAAACCCCCTGACCAATCAGATTCATCTCGTTGTTTGATCCTGCACCTCagggggagggacagacggacagacggacggacggacggacggacagctGGCTGCTGTGACTCACGCTTTAGGTCGGACGCCACCGCTTCCAGCCGGTAGTACGAGTCCTCGCCGTTGGCCTCCAGCTGGGGGGTGATGTTCACCAGGCTGCCGTTGGTGTCGTACATCTTCAGGATGTGGtgaggctccgcctccgccgccgcctggAACAGATCTGACAGATTCGACTTCAAAGGTTATTGACGGCAACGAGCCAGCCTGAGGACCCGTCCACAGCGGATGAGTAACCACCAGCAGGTGTGACGGACGTGGTTACTCACCTTTCACGTCTGCCGCAGGGCACTCGCTTCCAAACTCGGCGCGCTCCAGCCGCCCGTGGACCATGAAGTGGATGATTTTAGTTTCCATCCCAGAGCCAGAGCAGCCGAGACCCGGTCCACGGATGAAAGGAAGCCGTCGACATCAGCCGCCACCTGCAGCTGACAGGGCCCCGCCCCTCCGGTCCAGGGCCGCGGTGGGGCCCTCCCACGTGGACTTATAAACGCCGCTGGGCCTGGATGGATGCTCGTCTTGAGCCGATGCCCCAGAACACTTGTTCCATCGTGCTATTGATGTTTTTACTTTAAAGTTCCTGCAGACCAGAGGAGAAtgtatcacccccccccccccccccaacacgaaGCCAAATAAATTATAGTTtaaggaccttttttttttcaggcaaattgatacacttcaaatattttctgttgcagactaaaaaacaatggtaataaagttattctttgttgtaaatcGATTtatattcctttctttttcacGTTCCCTTTTATGTTAAGGATGcaagagtgtgcgtgtgtgtgtgtggggggggggggggcacgatttgttttttccctccTAGGGGGGGCGTAACAGCTGCCCGGTTCGGCTCCGGATGTGTGATGACGGAGCATTGACGCCCAACAACTGTAGTACCGCTGGGCACCCAGCAGATGGCGGCAGACGCCCGAAATGTTACCGGACATTCTGTTTTTCGCTCTGGTTCTTCTCTCGCTTCCGTGAGAGGTTCCAAAAATTGCACCGGAGACCGGACCGGGAGTCCAGGCGGCGCGTCTGTGTTGGTTCTGGTGTCAGCAGGGGGGCTCTCACTACACGTTCATTGAGCTCCCCACGCCACCCCAAGACAAGGAAAGTTGCCGTCCGCCATGTTGGAACGCTTTAGTGTCATGTCAGCAGCGTCTTCACTCACGGTGTGACGGCGGGGCgggagccccccctccccgagtGAAGGGAGGGGCGTATGACGTCACggtaaacacacactgaccagtGGGTCTCTTCATTTCCACACCTTCTGAAGGTAAACGCTTCATCTGATGGGattacccagcatgctttgctgcCCTGCTTCAgagtcgctgctgctgttccggtctgtagcctgtgtgtgtgtgtgtgtgtgcatgtgtgtgcgtgttcgcgCTCTGGGCAGCAGGCTGCAGGACAGGTTCCGGTGAAGATCCGGTTCCAGCGCTGGAACCGGATCTTCTCGAACCAGAACGGAGCGTTCCGTTGCTGCTGCGGTTCCACTGGATCACCTGCAGAGGGCGGCCGAAGCCCACAGCTGCGGGGAATCTAACGCCTCTGGCCGACAACTCCATTTCCCACGAGGCCTTGCGTGAAGACGCGCAGCTGTCCGAGATGACTGGACGAACAGATTCCGAGAAattgctcttcttctctttctctctctctcccccttccTGCTCCCCCGGGGCCTTTGTGTCTCTGGGTCCATCCACAGGGTCACCAGGTGACCTGCGCTTCACCTCGATGTTCTACCTCTTTGCTGGACGGGCCCGGCGCCGGCGGCCCGTTTCATCGGTATGCGCACGCTGTCGTAACTTAATTTCATTGCGGGCCTCTGTGCCCCGCCCCACGTTAAGAGTCTGATTAGCGAGCGTTCCCCGACCCGGCTGGACTGGCGGCGGGGTCGCGGGTCGTGTAAATGAAACAGAACCAGCTCATTGTGCGCTGACTGGCCCATAAATCATCGGCAGCTTTCTATAAATCATGGCAGATGGCAGGAGGCGGGCCGGGCTCCTGGGAGCTCGCTGCTGCCCCCGTGCATGATGGGAAGGCCCGGGCTGGCAGACGCTCCGGGTCAGCTCCGGTTTGCAGGTGTGGAAGACGTGAGGTCCGATGGAGGCGGGCCAGAGCCCCCGTCCCTGCAGCTCAGGATGAGGATTGGACCCCGGAGGTCCGCCTCACCCCCGCCCTCCATTTAACAGGTCTCATCTGTCTGCTCAATAtggagacgcccccccccccccgggcccccaAGGTGTTCTGAGACCCGCCATTCTGACACCGAACGCCCGCCGGGGGCGGcccaggggggggcagggtcAGTCCAGGGgctgctcacacacaccttcattatTCATCAGGACCGTTTAACAGCTCCCCCATGAAGACGGGTTCAGAGTCCAGttcctgtcacccccccccccccccccgatcggaTCCATGGAGGGGCGGAACCAGAACAGGGGCAGCAGAAGGAAATGGAAACCTGCGTTTGTGTTCCAGAAGAGACAAGTGGGAAGTAACACACCAGGAAGTAACACACTAGGAAATAAAGCAACACACCAGGAACCAACACACCAGGAAGAAACACACTAGGAAGTAAAGTAACACACCAGGAACTAACACACCAGGAAGAAACACACTAGGAAGTAAAGTAACACACCAGGAAGTAACTCACGAGGAAGTGTTTGTAACACACAAGGAAGTAACACACTAGGAAGTAAAGTAACACACCGGTAAGAAACACACTAGGAAGTAACACTCTAGGAAGTAAAGTAACACACCAGGAAGTAACACacttgttattgttgtttttgtgtacaGCTGTCCCTTAAGGAAGTTGATATGCAGAGTGtttttgattggctgtcagTGTCTGACTCCTCTGTCTTGAGGGGCGTGTCTTGGTGCTGATGGGCGTGTCTGCGGGGGGCCAAGGGCGTCTGCAGTTTTGAAGGTGGACTTCCTGTCTAACTggcctgtccccccccccccgacgtccCCGCAGCCCAAATAAGGCATTAATGCAGATGATGTGAGATAATTGAATCAGTCTGCCGTTTGGATCCAATCATCATCAGGCGAGTCGGGTCCGTCAGCGCCGCACAAACACCATCCATCATCCTTGGAGCCATTAGCCCCGACAGGTTGCGCCAAGCGCTGCATAACTGGGCTGGCCCCGCCCCAATCTGAGCctagcagccaatcacagccaggAGAGCTGTGTCCTTCAGAAGTCCAGAGACAAGGGGTCAAGAATCCCAGGACCAGAACCCAGAATCAGGACGCCGCTCCTCCCGTAAAGGAGGCGGTCCAGGCTGGTTGGACTCAGTGAGGAGTCAGACGTTCAAACTGAAACTCCTGTTGCATCATGGGTAAATGTTCATGTCTGTTTCCTTGGCGACGCCTCCAGAACCCACTCCTGACGCGTGTGAGGAGAAACTAATCAGAATACAGCCGGCGTCACCTGCTGGACACACCTGGATCGGCCCGGTGGCCcgtatgaggaggaggagaggtttTAATGAGGACCTCGTCCCTCAGGCCTCCAGAGACCGTAGACCGGGACGACCCAGACCCGGCACGGCGGCGCCGCTGACCTGCCTCTGCTGCTGGGTCACGCCTCCCTCATCTGACGGCGACTTC of Brachionichthys hirsutus isolate HB-005 chromosome 24, CSIRO-AGI_Bhir_v1, whole genome shotgun sequence contains these proteins:
- the clcn4 gene encoding H(+)/Cl(-) exchange transporter 4 — translated: MEAGEGLGGMTPAEEINGAGNLMDFLDEPFPDVGTYEDFHTIDWLREKSRDTDRHRKIASKSRESIWELIKSLLDAWSGWVVMLLIGLLSGTLAGVIDLAVDWMTDLKEGVCLSAFWYSREQCCWTSNETTFDDRDKCPQWQKWAELVTGHSEGGGVYLLNYFLYVLWALLFSFLAVSLVRVFAPYACGSGIPEIKTILSGFIIRGYLGKWTLLIKTVTLVLAVSSGLSLGKEGPLVHVACCCGNLFCSIFSKYSKNEGKRREVLSAAAAAGVSVAFGAPIGGVLFSLEEVSYYFPLKTLWRSFFAALVAAFTLRSINPFGNSRLVLFYVEYHTPWYMAELVPFILLGVFGGLWGTLFIRANIAWCRRRKTTRLGRYPVLEVIAVTGITAVLAYPNPYTRRSTSELISELFNDCGALESSQLCDYINNSNASRPVDDIPDRPAGPGVYGALWQLALALAFKIVITVFTFGMKIPSGLFIPSMAVGAIAGRIVGIAVEQMAYHHHDWIIFKNWCRPGADCVTPGLYAMVGAAACLGGVTRMTVSLVVIMFELTGGLEYIVPLMAAAVTSKWVADAFGKEGIYESHIQLNGYPYLDVRDEFTHRTLATDVMRPRRSDPPLAVLTQDATTVEDVEALIKDTDYNGFPVVVSRESERLIGFVQRRDLTVAIKNARQKQDGVVSSSAVYFTEDAPQLPASDPQPLKLRRILNLSPFTVTDHTPMETVVDIFRKLGLRQCLVTRSGRLLGIITKKDVLRHMARMMNQDPESIMFN
- the LOC137912283 gene encoding high affinity cGMP-specific 3',5'-cyclic phosphodiesterase 9A-like translates to METKIIHFMVHGRLERAEFGSECPAADVKDLFQAAAEAEPHHILKMYDTNGSLVNITPQLEANGEDSYYRLEAVASDLKRVGTPPELDDMEHRLHRLERKVIEDVGSVPEVLREMKTHVESFKEKLESLEHLSWMGLFKTDRDQRLADPKPPTQQPSVPDGREQVHRRFLHMSSLQVTEEVKEHLKTPLFDNWQWEEAEMLVLLQVMFADLDFLALLHIELDVLQNFLFEVYCHYNNVPFHNFRHCFCVTQMMYGLIWLTDLRSHFPPLDLLVMLTSALCHDLDHPGYSNVFQINAQTHLARRYNNVSPLENHHCTMAFGILSEPERNILKNLSGEQYRHIRAGMIRCILATDMARHNDILLRFRVTQPIFDFTNEEHREVLMKIMLKVSDISNEARPMAVAEPWLDCLLQEFFNQSDTEKLQGLPVTPFMDRDQVSKPSSQTNFIQFVLLPLFTELTKLFPCLEQHILVPVQRALDFYSDMERVTKQEKEQEELELL